In a genomic window of Gloeocapsopsis dulcis:
- the proB gene encoding glutamate 5-kinase has translation MPQTLVVKIGTSSLTQPETGQLALSTIAMLAEVLTHLRRQGHKVILVSSGAVGVGCARLGLVERPRAIATRQAVAAVGQGRLIRVYDDLFTTLQQPIAQVLLTRSDLMERSRYLNAYNTFQELLGLGVIPVVNENDTVAVEELKFGDNDTLSALVASLIEADWLFLLTDVDRLYSADPRFVPDAKPIIIVENIAQLAHLQVGNRGSQWGTGGMLTKVTAARIATAAGVRTAITDGRSPQNITRILQGEPLGTQFAPQLQPTNARKRWIAYGLIPSGKLYLDSGAITAISQGGKSLLAAGISTVEGEFDSQEAVQLCDQHGNEIARGIVNYSSNELKQIRGRHSREIAAILGYDGAETVVHRDNLVLI, from the coding sequence ATGCCGCAAACACTGGTTGTCAAAATTGGCACCTCAAGTCTGACACAACCTGAAACAGGTCAACTAGCACTTTCAACGATCGCTATGTTGGCAGAGGTTTTAACTCATCTGCGACGGCAAGGTCACAAAGTTATTTTAGTATCATCTGGAGCAGTAGGAGTAGGTTGTGCGCGATTAGGCTTAGTCGAACGTCCACGGGCGATCGCAACAAGACAAGCAGTCGCCGCAGTTGGTCAAGGGCGTTTGATCCGCGTATACGACGATCTATTTACAACTCTACAACAACCAATAGCACAGGTACTACTAACCCGTAGCGACTTGATGGAACGAAGCCGTTATCTTAATGCCTACAACACTTTTCAGGAACTACTTGGTTTAGGAGTCATTCCTGTAGTTAACGAAAATGACACAGTTGCTGTCGAAGAATTAAAGTTTGGTGATAATGATACACTGTCTGCGTTAGTTGCTAGCTTGATTGAAGCAGATTGGCTATTTTTACTCACAGATGTCGATCGACTCTATTCTGCCGATCCGCGTTTTGTGCCAGATGCTAAACCGATTATTATTGTTGAAAATATTGCCCAGTTAGCTCATTTACAAGTAGGCAATCGCGGTTCACAGTGGGGTACAGGTGGTATGCTCACTAAAGTAACAGCTGCAAGGATTGCAACTGCTGCAGGTGTTCGTACTGCAATTACTGATGGCAGATCTCCTCAGAACATAACGCGAATTTTACAAGGCGAACCACTGGGGACGCAATTTGCACCCCAACTTCAACCAACGAATGCACGCAAGCGTTGGATCGCTTACGGCTTAATTCCTTCTGGTAAACTTTACCTTGATTCAGGTGCTATTACAGCAATTTCTCAAGGTGGAAAGTCTTTACTAGCTGCAGGAATAAGTACCGTTGAGGGAGAATTTGATAGCCAAGAAGCAGTACAGCTATGCGATCAACATGGTAATGAAATTGCCAGAGGCATTGTAAATTATAGTAGCAACGAACTTAAGCAAATCCGTGGGCGACACTCTAGAGAAATTGCCGCAATTTTAGGATATGACGGCGCGGAAACTGTGGTTCATCGCGATAATCTTGTACTTATTTAG
- a CDS encoding F0F1 ATP synthase subunit gamma encodes MANLKAIRDRIQSVKNTQKITEAMRLVAAARVRRAQEQVTATRPFADRLAQVLYNLQGRLQFEDVDLPLLKKREVQSVGLLVISGDRGLCGSYNTNVIRRAENRAKELKAEGLDYKYVLVGRKANQYFQRREQPIDATYTGLEQIPTAAEASSIADELLSLFLSESVDRIELVYTKFVSLVSSRPVVQTLLPLDAQGLETADDEIFRLTTRGGEFEVERQKVSTTIRSFPRDMLFEQDPVQILDALLPLYLNNQLLRALQESAASELAARMTAMNNASDNASELIDTLTLSYNKARQAAITQEILEVVGGAQALG; translated from the coding sequence ATGGCTAACTTAAAAGCAATTCGCGATCGTATCCAGTCGGTCAAGAACACTCAAAAAATTACTGAAGCCATGCGTTTAGTGGCTGCCGCCCGCGTGCGTCGCGCCCAAGAACAGGTGACAGCAACTCGTCCTTTCGCAGATCGTTTGGCACAGGTACTCTATAACCTACAAGGTCGATTGCAGTTTGAAGATGTTGATTTACCTTTACTGAAAAAACGGGAAGTTCAATCAGTAGGATTGTTGGTTATCTCAGGCGATCGCGGTTTATGTGGTTCTTACAATACCAACGTTATCCGCCGTGCAGAAAACCGTGCAAAAGAGCTGAAAGCCGAAGGTCTAGACTACAAATACGTTTTAGTAGGACGTAAAGCTAATCAGTACTTTCAACGTCGCGAGCAACCAATTGACGCCACCTACACAGGCTTAGAGCAAATTCCTACTGCCGCTGAAGCTTCTAGCATAGCTGATGAACTTCTTTCCTTATTTTTATCGGAAAGCGTAGACCGAATCGAGCTAGTTTATACTAAATTTGTTTCATTGGTAAGTTCTAGACCAGTTGTACAGACCTTACTACCGCTCGATGCTCAAGGCTTAGAAACTGCAGACGATGAAATTTTTCGTTTAACTACTCGTGGCGGCGAATTTGAAGTTGAACGTCAAAAAGTGAGTACCACAATCCGCAGCTTTCCCCGAGATATGCTCTTTGAGCAAGATCCTGTCCAAATTCTAGATGCGCTACTGCCTCTATATCTCAATAACCAACTCTTGCGCGCACTACAAGAATCAGCAGCTAGTGAACTGGCAGCGCGGATGACAGCAATGAATAACGCCAGCGATAATGCTAGTGAATTAATTGATACTCTAACGCTGTCTTACAACAAAGCACGGCAAGCCGCAATTACCCAAGAAATTCTTGAAGTTGTTGGTGGTGCTCAAGCGCTGGGATAG
- the mltG gene encoding endolytic transglycosylase MltG: protein MAGRNWWNSVSSPPQLIEASAVPEIAEARVVQFRIPPGTPTQQIGRDLAAAGLIRSARAWDLWARWLRWQDPEGGFKAGTYALSTTQPLAAIAEKIWQGRVVELSFTIPEGWSIQQMATYFEAQGFFPAADFIAVASTVNRSKYSWLPADLPHLEGFLYPDTYKLNGDQVTPQAVVDQMLQQFEQLALPIYEQQRNQTQFDIREWVTLASIVEKEAVVADERQRIAGVFVRRLEEGLPLGADPTVEYGLGIRQTADQPLTLAQVNTPSPYNTYINAGLPPTPIASPGIASLQATLDPEDTPYLYFVARYDGTHVFSRTLAEHEAAQAAIRRQQQSRSQ, encoded by the coding sequence TTGGCTGGCAGAAACTGGTGGAACTCGGTAAGTTCACCACCGCAGCTGATAGAAGCATCTGCTGTACCCGAAATAGCTGAAGCTAGGGTAGTACAGTTTCGCATTCCCCCAGGTACACCAACCCAACAAATTGGACGCGATCTTGCAGCGGCAGGGTTGATTCGTTCAGCAAGAGCATGGGATTTATGGGCGCGGTGGCTAAGATGGCAAGATCCCGAAGGCGGGTTCAAAGCAGGAACATATGCACTGTCAACAACGCAGCCATTAGCAGCGATCGCCGAGAAAATTTGGCAAGGGAGAGTTGTCGAGCTAAGCTTTACAATTCCAGAGGGTTGGTCGATACAGCAGATGGCAACTTACTTTGAAGCGCAGGGCTTCTTTCCTGCGGCAGATTTCATTGCGGTAGCTAGTACTGTAAATCGGAGTAAATACTCTTGGCTCCCTGCAGATTTACCTCATCTTGAAGGCTTTTTATACCCAGATACCTATAAACTCAATGGCGACCAAGTTACGCCGCAAGCTGTGGTTGATCAAATGCTGCAACAATTTGAGCAGTTAGCCCTACCAATATATGAGCAACAACGAAATCAAACACAGTTTGACATACGTGAATGGGTCACTCTAGCAAGTATCGTTGAAAAAGAAGCCGTTGTAGCCGACGAACGTCAACGCATTGCCGGAGTTTTTGTCCGGAGATTAGAAGAAGGACTACCTTTAGGAGCAGATCCCACAGTAGAGTATGGCTTGGGCATTCGACAAACTGCCGATCAACCATTGACACTTGCTCAGGTTAACACGCCTTCTCCTTACAACACATACATTAATGCAGGGCTACCGCCAACTCCGATTGCTAGTCCTGGAATTGCCAGTTTGCAAGCAACGCTTGATCCTGAAGATACTCCTTATCTTTATTTTGTTGCTCGATATGATGGCACTCATGTCTTTAGTCGCACTTTAGCGGAACACGAAGCAGCACAAGCAGCAATTCGCAGGCAACAGCAGTCAAGAAGTCAATAA
- a CDS encoding ABC transporter ATP-binding protein, with amino-acid sequence MISSHVDPVNISSTFAQLALNHVFKVYSGRQSWQDKLLRRTSSDFVALADINLEVEANTFVSIIGPSGCGKSTLLNIIAGLIPPTRGSVKLNEVEISKPGPDRGVVFQNYALMPWMTVFENIRFAIETVYPQITFVEQKNIAREYIDLVGLHGAERKHPHELSGGMKQRVGIARALAINPKILLMDEPFGALDALTRGFLQDEVARIWEQQRQTVILITHSIEEALLLSDKIVMMTRGPAARIAEVLDIPFPRPRRRELLDQYPAYHELKAELEIHLSHETRAVEEARIKVKP; translated from the coding sequence ATGATTTCTTCACACGTTGATCCTGTTAACATTAGCTCTACTTTTGCCCAACTTGCTTTGAATCATGTCTTCAAAGTTTATTCTGGACGGCAGAGTTGGCAAGACAAGTTACTACGACGTACTTCCTCAGATTTTGTAGCCCTTGCAGACATCAACCTAGAAGTCGAAGCCAACACCTTTGTCTCAATTATTGGTCCATCTGGCTGTGGCAAATCGACTTTACTAAACATTATTGCTGGACTTATCCCACCAACTCGCGGTTCAGTCAAACTAAATGAAGTTGAAATCTCCAAACCTGGTCCTGATCGCGGAGTCGTGTTTCAAAACTACGCCTTAATGCCGTGGATGACAGTTTTTGAGAATATTCGCTTTGCGATTGAGACAGTGTATCCACAGATAACTTTTGTTGAGCAAAAAAACATTGCCCGCGAGTACATTGATTTAGTAGGACTACACGGCGCTGAGCGTAAGCATCCTCACGAACTGTCGGGAGGTATGAAACAAAGGGTAGGCATTGCTCGTGCATTAGCTATTAACCCTAAAATTCTGCTCATGGATGAACCGTTTGGTGCATTAGATGCACTCACTCGTGGTTTTCTACAAGACGAAGTTGCTCGAATTTGGGAACAGCAGCGACAAACCGTTATCCTGATTACTCATAGTATCGAAGAAGCATTGTTACTCTCTGACAAGATTGTCATGATGACACGAGGTCCTGCTGCACGAATTGCGGAAGTTTTGGATATTCCTTTTCCACGACCACGCAGACGCGAATTGTTAGATCAATACCCAGCCTATCACGAGCTAAAAGCTGAATTAGAAATACACTTATCCCACGAAACTCGTGCTGTGGAGGAAGCACGCATCAAAGTTAAACCCTAG
- a CDS encoding ABC transporter substrate-binding protein, protein MSRCSCGSFHTPEEHWKFMEGMPQDPVDLVADLIAMGQYKPETLKLTEKFTHAELRKALVQQMLAKAKPEQQQICNDLIKQAGGLEEAFAAAFGPHATGFFNDTLRASKFRRRDFLIKVAATAAIVTLASCARENSNTSQSSIGETSTPDNLEKTDLNIGFIPIACATPIVISEPLGFYQKHGLNVTLRKMPNWAAVRESAIAGELDAYHMLSPMPIAVTLGLGSTTFPIQLASIENINGQSIAVALKHRDRIQGPADFKGMTIAVPFPYSMHNLLLRYYLASGGLNPDTDVAIQIVPPPDSVAQMSAGQLDAFLMPDNFGQRAVFEGIGFIHMLTKDLWDGHPCCAFAASQQWIDAHPNTFRAVNKAIIDGAAHADAAENRTEIAKVLSERRYLNQPETVLQAVMTGNFENGLGNTLNVPDRVGFDPYPWKSFAKWISSQLVRWDLMPTEKADYAQIAEQIYMTDLARELAQELGQNPPNEETRVEKLKFDTFNPENPAAYLEQQSQKFNV, encoded by the coding sequence ATGTCAAGATGCTCTTGTGGTAGTTTTCATACACCAGAAGAACATTGGAAATTTATGGAAGGAATGCCCCAAGATCCAGTAGATTTAGTTGCCGACTTAATTGCAATGGGGCAATACAAACCTGAAACATTAAAGCTAACTGAAAAATTTACTCATGCAGAACTAAGAAAAGCTTTAGTACAACAGATGCTTGCCAAGGCTAAACCAGAACAGCAGCAAATATGTAACGATCTGATTAAACAAGCAGGAGGATTAGAGGAAGCATTCGCAGCTGCATTTGGTCCTCATGCAACAGGGTTTTTTAATGATACGTTGCGGGCAAGTAAATTTCGGCGGAGAGATTTTTTAATCAAAGTGGCAGCAACAGCAGCAATTGTCACGTTAGCAAGCTGTGCAAGAGAGAATAGTAATACTTCACAATCGTCAATAGGAGAAACAAGTACTCCTGACAACCTGGAAAAAACGGATTTAAATATTGGTTTTATTCCGATCGCCTGTGCAACTCCGATTGTTATTTCAGAACCTTTAGGTTTTTATCAAAAACACGGCTTAAACGTCACATTGCGCAAAATGCCTAACTGGGCAGCAGTGAGAGAATCAGCGATCGCCGGTGAGCTTGATGCTTATCATATGCTTTCACCCATGCCAATCGCCGTTACATTAGGTTTAGGCTCGACAACTTTCCCGATTCAACTGGCAAGCATCGAAAACATTAACGGACAGTCAATCGCTGTTGCTCTCAAACACCGAGACAGAATTCAAGGTCCTGCAGATTTTAAGGGAATGACAATTGCAGTTCCTTTTCCCTATTCAATGCACAATCTGTTATTGCGTTATTATCTGGCTTCTGGAGGTTTGAATCCAGACACCGATGTTGCGATCCAAATTGTGCCACCGCCCGACTCGGTTGCCCAAATGTCAGCAGGACAGCTTGATGCTTTTCTGATGCCCGATAACTTCGGTCAGCGTGCCGTGTTTGAAGGCATTGGCTTTATCCATATGTTGACAAAAGATCTCTGGGATGGTCATCCTTGTTGTGCCTTTGCTGCTAGCCAACAGTGGATTGACGCGCACCCTAACACCTTCCGCGCAGTCAATAAAGCAATTATTGATGGCGCTGCACACGCCGACGCTGCTGAAAATCGTACTGAGATTGCTAAGGTTCTATCAGAACGTCGCTACCTCAACCAACCTGAAACTGTGTTGCAAGCAGTGATGACAGGCAACTTTGAAAATGGATTGGGAAATACGTTAAATGTGCCCGATCGCGTTGGATTTGATCCTTATCCTTGGAAAAGCTTTGCTAAGTGGATTTCCTCACAATTAGTGCGCTGGGATTTGATGCCAACTGAGAAAGCAGATTATGCCCAGATTGCCGAACAGATTTACATGACTGACTTAGCAAGAGAACTTGCCCAAGAATTAGGGCAGAATCCTCCTAATGAAGAAACCAGAGTGGAAAAGCTGAAATTTGACACTTTTAATCCAGAAAATCCTGCTGCTTATTTAGAACAACAAAGTCAAAAATTTAACGTTTAA
- a CDS encoding acyl-CoA dehydrogenase family protein — protein MHSHIHTVDDLLAENTPLLDSNSDAIAQKLQNLINLELKPKVKDIDEKGEYPKAFLQHLGAIGGFQQSVPKQYGGAGHQGLKFPVQMIEAISQECLNTGFISWCQFACTWYLQNSDNEYLLRNVLPKVANAQILAGTGLSNPMKHFAGIEKIALVAQQAKGGYLLNGTLPWVSNIGSEHYFAIAAQMVDSDDYLMAIVTDSFPGLTLRCKSHFIALEGSNTYTCVFKDVFVPDTFVLAAPSTAYVEQIKAGFVLTQVGMGLGLVASCIELMQEANKRLDHVNCFLDDCVEDLENDLESLRLHTYILATEIHQGQNPQNNFFKEVVQARATASELALRTAQSAMLHLGAKAYLEGSTVSRKLREAYFVAIVTPALKHLRKLLSQMKDISSS, from the coding sequence ATGCATTCCCATATTCACACGGTTGATGATTTACTAGCTGAAAATACGCCATTATTAGACTCAAATAGTGATGCGATCGCTCAAAAACTCCAAAATCTGATTAACTTAGAACTAAAGCCTAAAGTCAAAGATATTGACGAAAAAGGCGAATATCCAAAAGCCTTTTTACAACACCTTGGTGCGATTGGCGGGTTTCAGCAGAGTGTTCCCAAACAATATGGTGGTGCTGGACATCAAGGGCTAAAGTTTCCGGTACAAATGATTGAGGCAATCTCCCAAGAATGCCTAAACACAGGGTTTATTAGTTGGTGTCAGTTTGCCTGTACTTGGTATCTACAAAATAGTGATAATGAATACTTGCTAAGAAACGTTTTACCTAAAGTAGCAAACGCACAAATACTAGCAGGTACAGGTTTATCTAACCCAATGAAGCACTTTGCTGGAATCGAGAAAATTGCTTTGGTAGCGCAGCAGGCAAAAGGTGGATATTTACTCAATGGTACTTTGCCATGGGTATCAAATATTGGTTCAGAGCATTACTTTGCGATCGCAGCTCAAATGGTTGATTCTGATGACTACTTAATGGCGATTGTTACTGATAGTTTTCCTGGATTAACTTTACGCTGTAAGTCTCATTTTATTGCCTTGGAAGGTAGCAACACTTACACCTGTGTTTTTAAAGATGTTTTTGTGCCTGACACATTTGTTTTAGCAGCGCCTAGTACAGCTTATGTCGAACAAATTAAAGCTGGCTTTGTTTTAACTCAAGTAGGAATGGGCTTAGGATTAGTTGCCAGTTGTATTGAGTTAATGCAAGAAGCAAATAAACGTCTAGATCATGTTAATTGTTTTCTTGACGACTGTGTAGAGGATTTAGAAAATGATCTGGAATCTCTCCGCTTACATACTTATATTTTGGCAACAGAAATTCATCAAGGTCAAAATCCCCAAAATAACTTCTTTAAAGAAGTTGTTCAAGCTCGTGCTACAGCCTCAGAACTTGCCTTACGTACTGCCCAATCTGCAATGTTACATTTGGGTGCTAAAGCCTATTTAGAAGGTAGTACCGTTTCTAGAAAGCTACGCGAAGCTTATTTTGTAGCAATAGTAACTCCCGCATTAAAGCACTTAAGAAAGCTTTTATCGCAAATGAAAGATATTTCTAGTAGTTGA
- a CDS encoding YqeG family HAD IIIA-type phosphatase, which translates to MDWNKLIQPDLILEGSVLCLTPDVLQQHQIKGLVLDVDETLVPFNVTEASPDLQQWVAQTREAAQMWLVSNNMSDTRIGSIARSLNLPYICGAVKPSRRKLRQALAAMNLPVEHVAMVGDRLFTDMLAGNRLGMFTILVEPFVTPGAAVRSHPIRNFEVLLSQFIGMSLPAQKQTLKK; encoded by the coding sequence ATGGATTGGAATAAATTAATACAGCCAGATCTCATTCTTGAAGGATCTGTTCTCTGTTTAACACCTGATGTTCTGCAGCAGCATCAAATCAAAGGGCTAGTTCTAGATGTTGATGAAACTCTTGTCCCCTTTAATGTGACGGAAGCATCTCCAGACTTGCAGCAATGGGTGGCACAAACTAGAGAAGCCGCTCAAATGTGGTTAGTTAGCAATAATATGAGTGATACGCGCATTGGCAGTATTGCTCGTTCTTTAAATCTCCCTTACATCTGTGGTGCAGTAAAGCCTTCTCGTCGTAAATTAAGGCAGGCGTTAGCGGCTATGAACTTACCTGTTGAGCATGTTGCTATGGTAGGCGATCGCTTGTTTACCGATATGTTGGCAGGAAATCGTTTAGGAATGTTTACGATTTTAGTAGAACCGTTTGTGACGCCTGGTGCAGCCGTTCGTTCCCATCCAATACGTAACTTTGAAGTATTATTGTCGCAGTTTATTGGCATGTCACTACCAGCCCAAAAACAAACATTGAAAAAATAA
- a CDS encoding OsmC family protein translates to MTETKVKTQLKSALRPISKEGLEKLVTNAKANPDVVKSLKVKTVCEGQFRNLTYVRDLPAHVIDEPPSLLGQDTAPNPSEAVLACLGSCLSVGIHANAVMRGITLTKLELELEGDINITGVWGIGDLSDKRLGFTDIRVKVELDGDTSREELEELVAHANVWSPVANTLRLPVNMEVTLA, encoded by the coding sequence ATGACTGAAACTAAGGTGAAAACACAATTAAAGTCTGCACTACGTCCAATTAGTAAGGAAGGCTTGGAAAAACTTGTCACTAACGCCAAAGCAAACCCAGATGTTGTTAAGTCCCTCAAAGTCAAGACAGTATGTGAAGGACAATTTCGCAACTTAACTTATGTACGCGATTTACCTGCACATGTTATTGACGAACCACCCAGTTTGTTAGGACAAGATACTGCACCTAACCCCTCTGAAGCTGTACTAGCTTGCTTAGGTTCCTGTCTCTCGGTTGGTATCCATGCTAATGCAGTAATGCGCGGTATCACTCTGACAAAGCTGGAATTGGAACTTGAAGGAGATATCAATATCACAGGTGTTTGGGGAATTGGTGACTTGTCAGACAAGCGGTTGGGATTTACAGATATTCGAGTCAAAGTCGAATTAGACGGTGATACGAGTCGTGAAGAGTTAGAGGAACTTGTCGCCCATGCTAATGTTTGGTCACCAGTTGCTAATACACTAAGGCTTCCTGTGAATATGGAGGTTACTCTGGCGTAG
- a CDS encoding TetR/AcrR family transcriptional regulator produces MVNLKRTREDILSSVGELIHRQGIQSTGLKELFAVSQVSSGSFYNYFESKDELAHALIDFKWNELKAAILIPAMNASEDPIANLFWMIDRLEKKHLTDPNCAGCLLGNLIVDLVAHDSSFQEHLVQVFDEWQNAIAQLLQAGQTQLLPNINPEKLAEQLLSMIEGVLLMERLYKQPARLHRGFDNIRSFLKAALC; encoded by the coding sequence ATGGTCAACCTCAAGCGTACTCGCGAGGATATACTGTCCTCTGTGGGAGAACTCATTCATCGCCAGGGAATTCAATCAACAGGACTGAAAGAACTTTTCGCAGTCAGTCAAGTATCTTCTGGCAGTTTCTATAACTACTTCGAGTCAAAAGATGAACTTGCTCATGCGCTCATTGACTTTAAATGGAACGAGCTTAAAGCTGCTATCCTCATTCCTGCAATGAATGCTTCTGAAGATCCGATCGCTAATCTCTTTTGGATGATTGATCGATTAGAGAAAAAGCATCTTACCGATCCTAACTGTGCAGGTTGTCTTTTGGGTAATTTAATCGTGGATTTAGTAGCACACGATAGCTCTTTTCAAGAACATTTAGTTCAAGTTTTTGATGAGTGGCAAAATGCGATCGCTCAATTACTACAAGCAGGTCAAACTCAACTTCTACCAAACATTAACCCTGAAAAACTAGCAGAACAACTGCTGTCAATGATTGAAGGTGTTCTTTTAATGGAACGTCTCTACAAACAGCCTGCACGATTGCACCGAGGTTTTGACAATATTCGCTCTTTTTTGAAAGCAGCACTTTGTTAA
- a CDS encoding sulfurtransferase: protein MEVKPLISPQELASLSQEPVVIIDTRAPEEYAVSHIPGAVNLREMFTYLATSTSEGLAGLRSQFVKLLSAAGISGTERIVIYEDALNTGYGQSCRGYFLLKYFGCPQVSVLHGGYQAWLAAGLPTTTEVLVTENKTFTLSIDSSIMVTTAQMLQALDNPAIIKLDVRDADEWRGESSSPYGVDFCPRKGRIPGAVWIEWYQMMEPSSEIPMFRPTDEIMAICQEVSITPDSTVYIYCFKGSRASNTLIALKEAGIKDVRNYFASWNEWSRDPSLPIETGEPSDRKIPALV, encoded by the coding sequence ATGGAAGTTAAACCCCTGATCTCCCCTCAAGAACTTGCAAGTCTTTCACAAGAACCTGTTGTCATAATAGATACTCGTGCACCTGAAGAGTATGCTGTTTCTCACATTCCTGGCGCAGTCAATTTACGAGAGATGTTTACTTACTTAGCAACCTCTACATCTGAAGGATTAGCTGGTTTGCGATCGCAATTTGTAAAACTTTTGAGTGCAGCAGGAATCTCTGGTACAGAACGCATTGTCATCTACGAAGATGCATTAAATACTGGATATGGGCAATCTTGTCGAGGATACTTTTTATTAAAGTACTTTGGCTGTCCTCAAGTTTCTGTATTGCATGGTGGTTATCAGGCGTGGCTTGCAGCAGGTTTACCAACGACAACAGAAGTACTTGTAACTGAAAACAAAACTTTTACACTCAGCATTGATTCCTCAATCATGGTCACTACTGCACAAATGCTGCAAGCACTAGACAATCCAGCAATTATCAAGCTAGACGTTAGAGATGCCGACGAATGGAGAGGAGAAAGTTCTTCCCCTTATGGCGTAGACTTTTGTCCGCGTAAAGGTAGAATTCCTGGGGCAGTTTGGATCGAGTGGTATCAGATGATGGAACCGAGTTCTGAAATACCAATGTTTCGCCCTACTGATGAAATTATGGCAATTTGTCAAGAGGTTAGTATTACACCCGATTCCACAGTATACATCTATTGCTTTAAGGGTTCGCGAGCCTCTAATACACTCATTGCATTGAAAGAAGCCGGAATCAAAGACGTGCGCAATTATTTTGCCTCTTGGAATGAATGGTCGCGCGATCCATCACTACCCATTGAAACAGGAGAACCCAGCGATCGCAAAATTCCCGCATTAGTTTGA
- the ntrB gene encoding nitrate ABC transporter permease, translated as MANSLPRRKLVPIWSSNLQALALFLVVLITFLGVWELGVQLNIFSQLVPSASQTLQAFWGWVSDLFFDYGPNDKGIGWHVLASLRRVVTGFFIGSAIAIPLGILIGLSDVVSKAIDPYIQVLKPVSPLAWLPLGLGLLKNSENTALFVIAITSLWPTLINTKFGVSNVDPAVLNVARTLGASRWRTIWKVILPAAAPSIVAGLRISIGIAWLVIVAAEILVGGTGVGYFIWNEWNNLEITSILTAIIVIGLVGLLLDRLFGLLQTWVSFGQQ; from the coding sequence ATGGCTAATTCACTACCGCGCCGTAAACTCGTTCCCATCTGGAGCAGCAACTTACAAGCATTGGCTCTATTTTTGGTTGTGCTGATTACATTTCTGGGCGTTTGGGAATTAGGAGTCCAGTTAAATATCTTCTCTCAACTAGTGCCGTCTGCAAGTCAAACTTTACAAGCGTTTTGGGGCTGGGTTTCTGATCTATTCTTCGACTACGGTCCCAACGATAAAGGCATTGGCTGGCACGTACTTGCAAGTTTAAGAAGGGTTGTAACAGGGTTTTTCATTGGTTCTGCGATCGCAATTCCTTTAGGTATCCTGATTGGACTATCTGACGTTGTTTCTAAAGCTATTGATCCCTATATTCAAGTTCTTAAACCAGTCTCACCTCTGGCATGGCTACCGCTAGGACTAGGTTTACTCAAAAATTCAGAAAACACAGCTTTATTTGTGATCGCGATTACTAGCCTTTGGCCCACTCTAATTAATACCAAATTTGGAGTGAGCAATGTTGACCCTGCTGTACTCAATGTAGCGCGTACCTTGGGAGCTTCGCGCTGGCGAACAATTTGGAAAGTTATTCTCCCTGCAGCTGCCCCTAGTATTGTTGCTGGATTGCGCATTAGTATTGGCATTGCTTGGTTAGTTATTGTGGCAGCAGAAATCTTGGTTGGCGGAACTGGAGTAGGCTACTTTATTTGGAACGAGTGGAACAATTTAGAAATTACTAGCATCCTCACCGCGATTATTGTCATTGGACTAGTTGGTTTACTGCTGGATCGACTATTTGGATTACTACAGACCTGGGTTTCCTTTGGGCAGCAATAA
- the cynS gene encoding cyanase, with product MSVEIPEITKKLLAAKQAKGISFADLEKAVGRDEVWIATVIYRQASASEDEASKILHALNLSQDLVPELTACPAKGLGPVVPTDPLIYRFYEIMQVYGMPIKEVIHEKFGDGIMSAIDFTLEVEKEEDPKGDRVKVIMNGKFLPYKKW from the coding sequence ATGTCAGTTGAGATTCCTGAAATTACCAAGAAATTACTAGCTGCAAAGCAAGCAAAAGGCATTAGCTTTGCCGATCTTGAAAAAGCTGTTGGACGTGACGAAGTCTGGATTGCGACAGTAATCTACCGTCAAGCTAGCGCTTCAGAAGATGAAGCAAGTAAAATTCTACACGCCTTAAATCTCAGTCAAGATTTAGTACCAGAACTGACAGCTTGTCCAGCGAAAGGATTAGGTCCAGTTGTTCCTACCGATCCACTAATATATCGCTTCTACGAAATTATGCAAGTGTATGGCATGCCTATCAAAGAGGTGATTCACGAAAAGTTTGGTGATGGCATTATGAGTGCTATTGATTTCACGCTAGAGGTGGAAAAAGAAGAAGATCCCAAAGGAGATCGCGTCAAAGTGATTATGAATGGTAAATTTTTGCCTTACAAGAAGTGGTGA